A stretch of Persephonella sp. DNA encodes these proteins:
- a CDS encoding sigma-54 dependent transcriptional regulator, producing MEKGKILLVDDEEDILTSFQIILEDEGYSVDTANSAVEGLEKAKQELYDLIISDMRMPEMTGEEFLKKLRTFNKITSFIVMTAYGTIQNAVECMKEGAFHYLTKPVDFNDPSVWKLIQEAVEKAQILKENQRLKEELEVVKAEVDFIITRNPLMQNIIEFIKKIALFDNTVLIYGESGVGKELVAKAIHKLSPRKDKPFIPVNCANISPELMEAEFFGYKKGAFTGANKDSAGLIEKANGGTLFLDEIGEIPYDMQAKFLRFLETKEVRRIGEEKTRKIDVRIVAATNRNLEEMVKKGEFREDLYFRIGGFKIEIPPLRERKDDIPLLVEYFIQKFNEKYNRDVKGITPQALKILVEYDWPGNVRQLENMIYKACMLTEPGQPIDIKNIDPEIKGTSEFPLSYSEAKKQYMEKFMKTYLGVLLSMTNGNISKAARMANIERQSLQKLLKKYNVDPAKYRK from the coding sequence ATGGAAAAGGGTAAAATTCTTCTGGTAGATGATGAAGAAGATATTCTTACTTCATTTCAGATAATATTAGAAGACGAAGGCTATTCTGTAGATACTGCAAACAGTGCTGTGGAAGGACTGGAAAAAGCAAAGCAGGAATTATATGACCTGATTATATCTGATATGCGTATGCCTGAAATGACAGGGGAGGAATTTTTAAAAAAACTCCGAACTTTTAATAAAATAACAAGTTTTATTGTAATGACAGCTTATGGCACTATACAGAATGCTGTTGAATGTATGAAGGAAGGAGCGTTTCACTATCTTACAAAACCTGTTGATTTTAATGACCCATCTGTTTGGAAATTAATACAGGAAGCTGTTGAAAAAGCCCAGATTCTTAAAGAAAATCAAAGGCTTAAAGAAGAGCTTGAAGTTGTTAAAGCCGAGGTTGATTTTATCATTACAAGAAATCCATTAATGCAAAATATAATTGAGTTTATTAAAAAGATAGCTTTGTTTGATAATACTGTTTTGATTTATGGTGAAAGTGGCGTAGGAAAAGAGCTTGTAGCAAAAGCTATTCATAAACTTAGTCCCAGAAAGGACAAGCCATTTATCCCTGTAAACTGTGCAAATATATCACCTGAGCTTATGGAAGCTGAATTTTTCGGATATAAAAAAGGTGCATTTACAGGGGCTAATAAAGACAGTGCAGGGTTAATAGAAAAGGCTAACGGTGGAACATTATTTTTAGATGAGATAGGAGAAATACCCTATGATATGCAGGCCAAATTCCTGAGATTTCTGGAAACAAAAGAAGTTAGAAGAATTGGTGAGGAAAAGACAAGAAAAATAGATGTTCGTATAGTTGCTGCCACAAATAGAAATCTGGAAGAGATGGTCAAAAAGGGAGAATTCAGAGAAGACCTGTATTTTAGAATAGGTGGTTTCAAAATAGAAATTCCGCCGCTTAGAGAAAGGAAAGATGATATTCCACTACTTGTTGAGTATTTTATCCAGAAATTTAATGAAAAATATAACAGAGATGTAAAGGGAATAACTCCGCAGGCTCTAAAAATATTAGTTGAGTATGACTGGCCGGGAAATGTTAGGCAGCTGGAAAATATGATATATAAAGCCTGTATGCTAACTGAACCGGGACAACCTATAGATATTAAGAATATAGACCCTGAAATAAAAGGTACTTCGGAATTCCCGTTAAGTTACTCAGAAGCTAAAAAACAGTATATGGAAAAATTTATGAAAACATATCTCGGGGTTTTGCTTTCTATGACAAATGGAAATATCTCAAAAGCCGCTAGAATGGCAAATATAGAAAGACAATCCCTGCAAAAATTACTAAAAAAATATAATGTAGACCCTGCAAAATACAGAAAATAG
- a CDS encoding endonuclease MutS2 gives MVQQRTEDLKTLEYFKFLDYLSQLTPNEKTKEKIKGLKPATDKYPVENRITRTQEFLNILNHAGYFPLSEFPEVDTALELLSIEESILSPQEILDIGSILKISRDIKNFLSPYIKETQQLQIIYKDLYSSREMERIITDSIDPSGMIKDSASRDLYNIRKNIKEVEKQITTILEKLLNNSKFADVLQDRIITIRRDRYVIPVKHNFAGKIQGIIQDRSSSGQTVYLEPVGVVELNNKLSDLKLQEHIEIRKILKFITDILRDKYQHISRTYQAIIEFDFLYTIGKYSREFSCVFPKLKDRMDLKQVRHPIFLFMGKEFKPIDLRLGEKKKGLIITGPNTGGKTIALKTAGLSALLVQSGIPVPAEEESEIPVFEGVFADIGDMQSIEQNLSTFSAHIKNIKEILQQAGEKSLLLLDELIPGTDPDEGAAIGIGILHKIEELNAYVMATTHFKQIKIFALSDDYFEVASVGFDKETLSPTYTLHYNSVGESMAFYIAEKLGINEEVLDIARKYIDETFLQLEKAIQELEVYKAKYEEELKELEQLKNSLSEQKEKYDRLLKELQKEKEKRWETVKKEAEDYLKQLREEGYQILQELKTTKSGKNLEQFLKEHKNLPLKEQEEEISQDIDIGDFVRLKGKGTVGEVISVRENKVHVNFNGIKIWTKKSDLEKVEKKKKTEVKFNFSRKKNSSFKPEIKLIGKTKEEAIKELEQFIDRAITEGFSTVRIIHGYGSGILRKAVREYLDTLPYKISYEDAPYNEGGMGVTIAHIQ, from the coding sequence ATGGTTCAACAAAGAACAGAAGACCTGAAAACACTGGAATATTTTAAATTCCTTGATTATCTATCACAACTTACCCCAAATGAAAAAACAAAAGAGAAAATAAAAGGACTAAAACCTGCAACAGATAAATATCCTGTAGAAAACAGAATTACCAGAACACAGGAATTTTTAAATATTCTTAATCATGCAGGATATTTTCCACTTTCTGAATTTCCTGAAGTGGATACTGCCCTTGAACTACTTTCAATAGAAGAGAGTATTCTCTCTCCACAGGAAATACTGGATATAGGCAGTATTCTAAAAATATCAAGGGATATAAAAAACTTTTTATCCCCTTACATAAAAGAAACCCAGCAACTACAAATTATATACAAAGACCTTTATTCTTCACGGGAAATGGAAAGAATTATTACAGATAGCATAGACCCATCAGGAATGATAAAGGACTCAGCCAGTAGAGACCTTTATAACATCAGAAAGAATATAAAAGAGGTTGAAAAACAAATCACAACAATTCTTGAAAAGCTATTAAATAACTCAAAATTTGCAGATGTTCTGCAGGATAGGATTATCACAATAAGAAGGGATAGATATGTTATTCCTGTTAAGCATAATTTTGCAGGAAAAATTCAGGGTATTATTCAGGACAGGTCATCTTCCGGACAGACGGTATATCTTGAGCCTGTTGGCGTTGTAGAGCTAAATAATAAGCTCTCAGACCTGAAATTGCAGGAACATATTGAGATAAGGAAAATCTTGAAATTTATAACAGATATACTCAGGGATAAATATCAGCACATTTCAAGGACATATCAGGCTATTATAGAATTTGATTTTCTTTACACAATAGGAAAATACAGCAGAGAGTTCAGCTGTGTATTTCCAAAGCTTAAGGATAGGATGGACTTAAAACAGGTCAGACATCCTATATTTTTGTTTATGGGAAAAGAATTTAAACCAATAGATCTTAGATTAGGAGAAAAGAAAAAAGGTTTAATCATTACGGGGCCCAACACTGGAGGAAAAACAATAGCCCTTAAAACAGCAGGCTTATCAGCATTACTGGTGCAATCCGGAATTCCTGTTCCTGCAGAGGAAGAAAGTGAAATTCCTGTATTTGAAGGGGTATTTGCAGATATCGGAGATATGCAGTCAATAGAGCAGAATTTATCCACATTTTCAGCCCATATAAAAAATATCAAAGAAATACTCCAGCAAGCCGGAGAGAAAAGCCTTTTACTCCTTGATGAGCTTATTCCTGGAACTGACCCGGATGAAGGTGCAGCAATAGGTATTGGAATACTTCATAAAATAGAAGAATTAAATGCCTATGTAATGGCAACAACCCATTTCAAACAGATTAAGATTTTTGCCCTTTCTGATGATTATTTTGAAGTTGCTTCGGTGGGATTTGATAAAGAAACACTTTCACCAACATATACCCTTCACTACAACTCTGTCGGAGAAAGTATGGCATTCTATATTGCAGAAAAACTTGGAATTAATGAAGAGGTTCTGGATATTGCAAGGAAATATATAGATGAAACATTCCTCCAACTTGAAAAGGCAATTCAAGAGCTTGAAGTTTATAAGGCAAAATATGAAGAGGAATTAAAGGAACTTGAACAGCTAAAAAATAGCTTATCAGAGCAAAAGGAAAAATACGACAGACTCCTAAAAGAACTTCAAAAAGAAAAAGAAAAAAGATGGGAAACTGTAAAAAAAGAGGCTGAAGATTATCTAAAACAGCTTAGAGAAGAAGGATATCAGATACTACAGGAATTAAAAACAACAAAATCCGGAAAAAATCTTGAGCAGTTTTTAAAAGAGCATAAAAATTTGCCTCTAAAAGAGCAGGAAGAAGAAATTTCTCAGGATATAGATATAGGAGATTTTGTTCGTCTAAAAGGGAAAGGCACTGTAGGAGAGGTTATATCTGTAAGAGAGAACAAAGTCCATGTAAACTTTAACGGTATAAAAATATGGACAAAAAAATCAGACCTTGAGAAAGTAGAGAAAAAGAAAAAAACAGAAGTTAAATTTAATTTTAGTAGAAAAAAGAATAGTTCATTTAAGCCTGAGATTAAACTGATTGGAAAAACAAAAGAAGAGGCAATAAAAGAATTGGAGCAGTTTATAGATAGGGCTATAACAGAAGGCTTTTCGACAGTTAGAATAATACATGGTTATGGTTCTGGTATACTGAGAAAAGCAGTTAGGGAGTATTTGGATACACTGCCATATAAAATAAGCTACGAAGATGCCCCTTATAATGAAGGAGGAATGGGTGTTACAATAGCCCATATACAATAG
- a CDS encoding type 1 glutamine amidotransferase domain-containing protein: protein MDGKKVAILLEDFVEDVEFIYPFYRFKEEGYIVDVLAPRVGEFKGKKGLVFHSSHRVDPDTVNEYIAVFIPGGYAPDRFRRDKETIEFIRKMYEAGKIVGAICHGPWALISAGIIKGKRVTGFFSIKDDIQNAGAIYTGKPVEVDGNLITATDPKAMPEMLKIMTAMLRERV from the coding sequence ATGGATGGAAAAAAAGTTGCTATTTTACTTGAGGATTTTGTAGAAGATGTTGAGTTCATATATCCTTTTTACAGGTTTAAAGAAGAAGGATATATTGTTGATGTTCTTGCACCAAGAGTTGGAGAGTTTAAAGGTAAAAAAGGTTTAGTCTTTCATTCCTCCCATAGAGTTGATCCTGATACTGTAAATGAATATATAGCAGTCTTTATTCCCGGGGGATATGCCCCTGATAGATTTAGAAGAGATAAAGAAACAATTGAATTTATCAGAAAAATGTATGAAGCAGGAAAAATTGTAGGTGCAATATGTCACGGTCCATGGGCTTTAATCTCTGCCGGAATAATAAAAGGGAAAAGGGTTACAGGATTTTTCTCAATAAAAGACGATATCCAGAATGCAGGTGCAATATATACAGGAAAGCCTGTTGAGGTTGATGGGAACCTAATTACAGCCACAGACCCTAAAGCCATGCCTGAAATGTTAAAAATAATGACAGCAATGCTTAGAGAAAGGGTATGA
- a CDS encoding ROK family protein: MSILGIDIGGTFIKYCGKAGQDIKKGKVPTERNIDSILSQIEELIKNFHPKAIGIGVAGLVNKETGKLEDSPNLKFLEGINLKSLVEDKFKIPVIVENDASAAAFGEYKYGAAKNGKVVVCLTLGTGLGGGLVINGKLVDGVSGTAMEIGHTTIDINGWECHCGRKGCLEAYVSSYGLERFYFFHTDKKLESSEIILLANEGNTNAMKALEEFSEYLSIGLMNILHIFNPDFVVIGGGIPENYPAVIDMAVANLKKIAFSIPFASCRIKKAELGEYSGAFGALALAEERYGS; encoded by the coding sequence ATGAGTATATTAGGAATAGATATAGGTGGAACATTTATAAAATACTGTGGAAAGGCAGGACAGGATATAAAAAAGGGAAAAGTTCCCACAGAAAGAAACATAGATAGTATTCTGTCCCAAATAGAAGAACTGATTAAAAATTTTCATCCAAAAGCAATTGGGATTGGTGTTGCAGGCCTTGTAAACAAGGAAACCGGAAAATTAGAAGATTCCCCTAACCTTAAATTTCTTGAAGGAATTAATCTTAAATCCTTAGTAGAAGATAAATTTAAAATTCCTGTTATAGTGGAAAATGATGCCTCGGCAGCAGCTTTCGGTGAATATAAATATGGAGCTGCCAAAAACGGAAAAGTAGTAGTATGCCTAACCCTTGGAACAGGGCTGGGCGGTGGTCTTGTTATTAATGGAAAGCTTGTTGATGGCGTTTCAGGGACAGCAATGGAGATAGGCCATACAACCATTGATATAAACGGTTGGGAATGCCATTGCGGAAGAAAAGGCTGCTTAGAGGCTTATGTATCTTCCTACGGACTTGAGAGATTTTATTTTTTCCACACAGACAAAAAACTTGAGTCTTCAGAAATTATTCTTCTTGCAAATGAAGGAAATACTAATGCAATGAAGGCTTTGGAAGAATTTTCAGAATATTTATCAATTGGTCTTATGAATATTCTTCATATATTTAACCCCGATTTTGTTGTTATTGGTGGAGGTATCCCGGAAAACTATCCTGCAGTTATAGATATGGCAGTGGCAAATCTGAAAAAAATAGCATTTTCGATTCCCTTTGCCTCCTGCCGGATAAAAAAAGCAGAACTTGGGGAATACAGCGGAGCATTTGGAGCATTAGCACTTGCAGAGGAGAGATATGGAAGTTAA
- a CDS encoding CsgG/HfaB family protein: protein MINLIKKISILTLFIGFVAYLTGCAGVSTTSVQTTEQNLNEAVKYEGPKARIAVATFKCKAAKCSGRIGEGIRDMLVDALVKTGKFIVLERGEGLGAIKEELELGQSGLVQPGKAPQPGMLEGADILVVGSIVAFEPNAGGIKGGIGGLIPKIPILGGVKLGKEDAYIALVIRLIDVRTGRIINSTRVEGKASSFNVGGLGGGLLGTIPLGGGLEVYKNTPMEKAVMVLIDNAVKAIEKYVPESYYRYNAKGLPVKPTAQTTGAATAGAGAGATAATQATQKPASNLKLVFSEDFESYGVGQALPFGNFKGRKGSVSTSVGINKAITKVLFLEPRGGIACNENLSLKNLVFEADFRAQNKIYKDETVNFLLRVHKQPFIAYKIEVNQIGYANVKKVAGNTEMKIGENSVKGVEPINGWTHVKIVLKDGNIKVYANNTPIIDIVDNDKGMQKAGYFCIEAGPEFYIDNIKIYKIEK, encoded by the coding sequence ATGATTAATCTGATTAAAAAAATCTCAATTTTGACTTTATTTATCGGTTTTGTGGCTTACTTAACAGGATGTGCAGGAGTGTCAACAACATCAGTTCAAACAACTGAACAAAATCTTAATGAAGCTGTAAAATACGAGGGGCCAAAAGCAAGAATTGCTGTTGCAACCTTCAAATGTAAAGCAGCTAAATGTAGTGGCCGTATAGGAGAAGGTATCAGGGATATGCTTGTTGATGCCCTTGTAAAGACAGGAAAATTTATTGTTCTTGAAAGAGGGGAAGGTCTGGGAGCTATAAAAGAAGAGCTTGAACTTGGTCAGTCCGGTCTGGTTCAACCGGGAAAAGCCCCACAACCGGGAATGTTGGAAGGTGCTGATATACTTGTTGTCGGTTCAATTGTTGCTTTTGAACCAAATGCAGGGGGAATAAAAGGTGGTATTGGTGGTCTTATTCCTAAAATTCCTATTCTTGGTGGAGTTAAACTTGGAAAAGAAGATGCATATATAGCGCTTGTCATTAGACTTATAGATGTAAGAACAGGAAGAATAATAAATTCAACAAGGGTTGAAGGAAAAGCTTCAAGTTTTAATGTAGGAGGACTTGGAGGGGGATTGCTAGGGACAATACCTCTGGGGGGAGGTCTTGAAGTATACAAAAACACACCTATGGAAAAGGCTGTAATGGTGCTTATAGACAATGCAGTTAAAGCGATAGAAAAGTATGTTCCTGAAAGCTATTACAGATACAATGCAAAAGGACTTCCTGTTAAACCTACAGCACAGACGACAGGAGCAGCTACTGCCGGTGCTGGTGCAGGAGCCACAGCAGCAACTCAAGCAACACAAAAACCAGCATCAAATCTTAAACTTGTTTTCTCTGAAGACTTTGAAAGTTACGGTGTAGGACAGGCATTACCTTTTGGTAACTTTAAAGGTAGAAAAGGTAGTGTTTCAACATCTGTAGGGATAAATAAAGCTATAACAAAGGTTCTATTTTTAGAGCCCCGTGGAGGAATAGCATGTAATGAGAATCTTTCCTTGAAAAATCTGGTATTTGAGGCTGATTTTAGGGCTCAAAATAAAATCTATAAAGATGAAACAGTAAACTTTCTGTTAAGGGTGCACAAACAACCTTTTATAGCATATAAAATTGAAGTAAATCAGATTGGGTATGCTAATGTTAAAAAAGTAGCAGGTAATACAGAAATGAAAATTGGTGAGAATTCAGTAAAAGGTGTGGAACCTATTAATGGATGGACTCATGTCAAGATAGTTTTAAAAGATGGTAATATCAAAGTATATGCAAATAATACGCCTATTATAGATATAGTAGACAATGACAAAGGTATGCAAAAAGCAGGTTATTTTTGCATAGAAGCCGGACCTGAATTTTATATAGATAATATAAAAATCTACAAAATAGAAAAATAG
- a CDS encoding NAD(P)H-dependent glycerol-3-phosphate dehydrogenase: MDFKNLTVLGSGSWGTALAQAFASRFENIFIWGRNQQIIDEINKNHSNTKYLPAVALKENIQGTTDLKFAFDKGDIVIVAIPTQFIRQTLERIDYTVDKPVISASKGIEIESLKLISDVIAETIKINKKLVFALSGPSFAKEVAAGLPTAVTLAGDLEIGEKLQSILNTENFRLYLNEDIIGVQIGGAVKNVIAIATGASDGLGLGNNARAGLITRGLYEMTKVAKVFGGKPETLYGLSGMGDLVLTATGDLSRNRTFGKLLGKGLSVEKALQEVGQVVEGIKTVKALKKIMEKENIELPISDVVYRVIYENLSPIEAVKILMNRQPKKEEL; this comes from the coding sequence ATGGATTTTAAGAATTTAACAGTTTTAGGTTCAGGAAGCTGGGGAACAGCACTTGCACAGGCATTTGCAAGCAGGTTTGAAAATATTTTTATTTGGGGAAGAAATCAACAAATAATAGACGAAATAAATAAAAACCATTCCAACACAAAATATCTACCTGCTGTTGCCTTAAAAGAAAATATACAGGGAACCACAGACCTGAAATTTGCCTTTGACAAAGGAGATATTGTAATTGTAGCTATCCCAACCCAGTTTATCAGGCAAACATTGGAGCGGATAGATTATACAGTTGATAAACCGGTCATCTCAGCTTCAAAAGGAATAGAGATAGAAAGTCTTAAACTTATATCAGATGTAATTGCTGAAACTATTAAAATAAACAAAAAACTGGTTTTTGCTTTGTCCGGACCATCATTTGCAAAAGAAGTAGCTGCAGGCCTTCCAACAGCTGTGACCCTTGCAGGAGATTTAGAAATAGGAGAAAAACTTCAGTCTATTTTGAATACAGAAAATTTTAGGCTGTATTTAAATGAGGATATAATAGGCGTTCAGATTGGCGGTGCAGTCAAAAATGTTATAGCCATTGCAACAGGTGCAAGTGATGGGCTGGGTCTTGGGAATAATGCCCGTGCAGGTCTTATAACCAGAGGCCTCTATGAGATGACAAAAGTGGCAAAAGTATTCGGTGGCAAACCTGAGACTTTATACGGCCTTTCAGGTATGGGTGACCTTGTTTTAACTGCAACAGGGGATTTATCAAGGAACAGAACATTTGGTAAACTACTTGGTAAAGGTCTTTCTGTTGAAAAAGCTCTTCAGGAAGTTGGACAGGTAGTTGAAGGTATAAAAACCGTTAAAGCCTTAAAAAAAATAATGGAAAAAGAAAATATAGAACTTCCTATCTCAGACGTGGTTTATAGGGTAATATATGAAAACCTTTCTCCTATTGAAGCTGTGAAAATACTTATGAACAGACAACCAAAAAAAGAGGAACTTTAG
- a CDS encoding energy transducer TonB — MDIYFPQKSYLNKKLLIISLLIGFVVNIVFLYLLGFWTANVQPIKQKQVKIKYIQIKPPEKKRVVKKKVKKETVKKPQKQKIAKGKKVAPKPAVPAITPELPEVATLPEEEISLPENEMDTGDFSDIPVETGEIKEFRAITKGEFNPTFGTELSKVDKTATGTAIGRKLIYRPPPPLIKAKVPPPPVRVKLWINKDGTVSKVVLLETTGNNKIDQIIKRYVQSWKFNEIKENKEEWAITTIRFKPSS; from the coding sequence ATGGATATCTATTTTCCTCAAAAAAGCTATCTAAATAAGAAATTACTTATTATTTCACTACTGATAGGATTTGTTGTCAATATTGTTTTTCTGTATTTACTTGGATTCTGGACGGCAAATGTTCAGCCGATTAAGCAAAAACAGGTAAAGATTAAATACATACAGATAAAACCTCCGGAAAAGAAAAGGGTAGTAAAGAAAAAAGTAAAAAAAGAAACAGTCAAAAAACCCCAAAAACAAAAAATTGCCAAAGGCAAAAAAGTAGCCCCAAAACCTGCAGTGCCTGCAATAACGCCTGAACTCCCCGAAGTTGCAACTTTACCAGAAGAGGAGATATCCCTTCCTGAAAATGAAATGGACACAGGAGATTTTTCTGATATTCCTGTGGAAACAGGAGAGATAAAAGAGTTCAGAGCTATAACAAAGGGAGAGTTTAATCCAACATTTGGAACAGAATTATCCAAAGTAGATAAAACAGCAACAGGAACAGCTATCGGTAGAAAACTGATATACAGGCCTCCACCTCCCCTGATTAAAGCAAAGGTTCCACCACCACCTGTAAGGGTAAAACTGTGGATAAACAAAGATGGAACAGTATCAAAAGTAGTTCTCCTTGAAACTACAGGAAACAATAAAATAGACCAGATTATAAAAAGATACGTTCAAAGCTGGAAATTCAATGAGATAAAGGAAAACAAAGAAGAATGGGCAATAACCACAATCAGATTTAAACCATCATCCTGA
- a CDS encoding ABC transporter permease, producing the protein MKRLLRIFNQSFIAVKAYKLRTFFSLLGIALGIASLSIIVAAVEGSYNKAYEIIDVFGPESIIIFSGSREERGIRHRKKTLTISDLKALKQAIPEIKLIMPILFVDGSVYYRGNITTTKIYGVSDQYEEAWNWYLIEGRFFNKKEIKTKQNICVIGLYIKEELFGKEDPVGKMILVNRLPCKVVGLLSKRGTTPTGRNLDDRVLMPYTTVMAKINHDFTYVDAIRIKFIKGAPVDRLVEKIRQILRYRHHLKPDENDDFFILSPTEIIRFLVSLTGTLVLFLGLSSAISLTVGGFVLANLFLLSVNERKKEIGIRRAIGAKKGDILFQFLFEAVIITIFGAVIGFGLAIVGAKMLTHIAQFPIKFSVIAFIAAVIVSVIVGVVSALSPAMKAANLNPIEAIRG; encoded by the coding sequence ATGAAAAGACTACTTAGAATATTTAATCAGTCATTTATAGCCGTTAAAGCTTATAAACTAAGAACATTTTTTTCTTTACTCGGTATAGCTTTAGGAATAGCCTCACTTTCTATTATTGTGGCCGCTGTTGAAGGTTCTTACAATAAAGCCTATGAAATAATTGATGTTTTTGGTCCAGAAAGTATTATTATCTTCAGCGGTTCTCGGGAAGAGAGAGGAATCAGACACAGGAAAAAAACCCTTACAATATCAGACCTAAAAGCACTTAAACAGGCTATACCGGAGATAAAACTGATAATGCCTATTTTGTTTGTAGATGGTTCAGTTTATTACCGGGGTAATATAACAACCACAAAAATTTACGGTGTTTCTGACCAGTATGAAGAAGCATGGAACTGGTATCTGATAGAAGGAAGATTTTTCAATAAAAAGGAAATTAAAACAAAGCAAAATATCTGTGTTATCGGACTTTATATAAAAGAAGAACTGTTTGGAAAAGAAGACCCTGTAGGTAAAATGATACTGGTAAACAGGCTGCCATGTAAAGTTGTAGGACTGTTATCAAAAAGGGGAACAACACCTACAGGTAGAAATCTGGATGACAGGGTTTTAATGCCTTATACAACGGTTATGGCTAAGATAAACCATGACTTTACCTATGTTGATGCCATAAGAATAAAGTTTATAAAAGGTGCACCTGTTGATAGACTGGTTGAAAAAATAAGACAGATACTCCGCTACAGGCATCATCTTAAACCTGATGAAAATGATGATTTTTTTATTCTTTCGCCTACAGAAATAATTAGATTTCTTGTTAGCTTAACAGGAACACTGGTATTGTTTCTTGGATTATCCTCAGCTATTTCTCTAACTGTTGGTGGTTTTGTTCTGGCAAATCTTTTCTTGCTTTCTGTAAATGAAAGAAAAAAAGAGATAGGGATAAGAAGGGCTATCGGGGCAAAAAAAGGGGATATCTTATTCCAGTTTTTATTTGAAGCTGTAATAATAACCATATTCGGTGCGGTTATAGGATTTGGACTTGCCATTGTCGGTGCAAAAATGCTTACACATATAGCCCAGTTCCCAATAAAGTTTTCGGTTATAGCCTTTATAGCAGCGGTAATAGTATCTGTAATAGTTGGAGTAGTGTCTGCACTTAGTCCTGCAATGAAAGCAGCTAATCTTAATCCAATTGAGGCAATCCGGGGATGA
- a CDS encoding ABC transporter permease, with translation MIDKFLLLLAVISRIFKEYKARSILSILGVGFGTFALIMMVSISDSLKEKSKLEVEKFGKNLVVVKAGKIRVFRNISRTISTATTLKISDAIAIKQQIDHVVKALPSFQISYPIRRGGTTIFATIIGVGREYPEVRNIKIWKGRFYTPKEEKTGEKVIVLGYKIAKDFFKNETPIGKTLLIFRVPCKVIGVMEEKGADISGEDQDSLIYTPLKTAMRRLANVDYINTIYVQVDRKENIPYVKEKIKELLRKRHHLKPSDKDDFTVLSPDDYMRMETQAMHIFSILGGVSAVISFVIGGIGILSIMILIINERIEEIGIRRAVGAKKIDIMLQFILESAFISITGSFLGAIIGTALSLLVFTVFNLPVAISYSWILFSFALSIITGVLAGIYPAYRASTIKPVQALKRI, from the coding sequence ATGATAGATAAATTTTTGCTTTTACTTGCCGTAATATCAAGGATTTTCAAAGAATACAAGGCAAGATCTATTTTGTCTATTCTTGGAGTGGGTTTTGGAACTTTTGCCCTTATTATGATGGTTTCCATATCTGATTCCCTAAAAGAAAAAAGCAAACTTGAGGTTGAAAAGTTTGGTAAAAATCTTGTTGTGGTGAAAGCTGGGAAAATAAGAGTTTTCAGGAATATATCCAGAACAATATCTACTGCAACAACTCTGAAAATATCAGATGCAATAGCAATAAAACAACAGATAGACCATGTGGTAAAGGCTTTACCTTCTTTTCAGATTTCTTATCCTATTAGAAGAGGTGGAACAACTATTTTTGCAACTATTATAGGTGTGGGAAGAGAATACCCTGAGGTAAGGAATATAAAAATCTGGAAAGGTAGATTTTACACTCCCAAAGAAGAAAAAACAGGAGAAAAAGTAATAGTCTTAGGTTATAAGATAGCAAAAGATTTTTTTAAAAATGAAACTCCTATAGGCAAGACACTACTAATATTCAGGGTTCCCTGTAAAGTAATAGGTGTTATGGAAGAAAAAGGAGCAGATATATCGGGAGAAGACCAGGATAGTCTTATATACACTCCTTTAAAAACTGCAATGAGAAGACTGGCGAATGTTGATTATATAAATACTATCTATGTTCAAGTTGATAGAAAGGAAAATATCCCCTATGTAAAAGAAAAAATAAAAGAACTTCTCAGAAAAAGACATCATCTAAAACCATCGGATAAAGATGATTTTACTGTTCTTTCTCCAGATGATTATATGAGGATGGAAACGCAGGCTATGCATATATTCAGCATATTAGGTGGTGTTTCTGCTGTTATATCTTTTGTTATAGGAGGAATAGGAATTCTGTCTATAATGATTTTAATAATAAATGAGAGAATAGAAGAAATAGGCATAAGAAGAGCTGTCGGGGCAAAGAAAATAGATATTATGCTGCAGTTTATCCTTGAATCTGCCTTTATCTCAATTACAGGAAGCTTTTTAGGAGCAATAATTGGGACAGCCTTATCCCTGTTAGTATTTACAGTCTTTAATTTACCTGTGGCTATATCTTATAGCTGGATATTATTCTCATTTGCCCTTTCAATTATCACAGGAGTTTTAGCAGGAATATACCCTGCTTATCGGGCTTCTACCATAAAACCTGTTCAGGCTTTAAAAAGAATTTGA